From a single Lolium rigidum isolate FL_2022 chromosome 7, APGP_CSIRO_Lrig_0.1, whole genome shotgun sequence genomic region:
- the LOC124675913 gene encoding amidase 1-like, which produces MEAKDDDHGAFMEKFLLLPPSPSSTLPLHGLTFAIKDIFDIAGHVTGFGTPDWARTHAPAAATAPAVLAALAAGATGVGKTVMDEMAYSINGENAHYGTPVNPCVPDRVPGGSSSGSAVAVAANLADFALGTDTGGSVRVPAAYCGVFGLRPSHGSVSVEGVVPMAQMFDTVGWFARDLATLSRVTDVMLPSAQPAAERRPSRVTVPADCFRVLGSSLDDHTYEIVNASAAKTFGSDVVDNGDLGDFVSSNVPSIGKFIVVGSSASSGVPALSAISHVMRVLQRSEFKANYAEWINTVKPNLGPGIRERVQEAVSSSDDPAMEDLHTVRTEFRSALAALLEDNGILVIPTVPGAPPKLCMEAAMLEDFRAKAFSLLSIAGLSGFCQISIPLGIRNGVPVSVSLLARHGADHFLVGVAQELYEGLRDEATATWGSSA; this is translated from the exons ATGGAGGCCAAGGACGACGACCACGGCGCCTTCATGGAGAAATTCCTCCTGCTGCCTCCTTCTCCGAGCTCCACGCTCCCCCTGCACGGCCTCACCTTCGCCATCAAGGACAT CTTCGACATCGCCGGCCATGTGACCGGGTTCGGCACCCCGGACTGGGCGCGGACgcacgcgccggccgccgccacggccCCGGCCGTCCTCGCCGCGCTAGCCGCGGGGGCCACGGGCGTGGGCAAGACGGTGATGGACGAGATGGCGTACAGCATCAACGGCGAGAACGCGCACTACGGCACGCCCGTCAACCCCTGCGTCCCCGACCGCGTGCCGGGCGGCTCCTCCAGCGGCTCCGCGGTCGCCGTCGCCGCGAACCTCGCCGACTTCGCCCTCGGCACCGACACCGGCGGCAGCGTCAGGGTGCCCGCCGCCTACTGCGGCGTCTTCGGCCTCCGGCCGTCGCATGGGTCGGTGTCCGTTGAGGGCGTCGTCCCCATGGCGCAGATGTTTGACACCGTCG GCTGGTTTGCTCGAGACCTGGCTACGCTGTCTCGTGTCACCGACGTGATGCTGCCGTCGGCACAACCAGCTGCCGAGCGACGGCCGAGCCGTGTGACGGTTCCGGCGGACTGTTTCCGGGTCCTGGGCTCTTCCCTCGACGACCACACCTACGAGATCGTCAACGCTTCAGCGGCCAAGACATTCGGCA GTGATGTAGTAGACAATGGAGATCTTGGCGACTTCGTGTCCAGCAACGTTCCGAGCATCGGCAAGTTCATCGTCGTCGGCTCGTCTGCATCGTCTGGTGTGCCGGCTCTGTCTGCCATCTCGCACGTCATGCGAGTGCTTCAAAG GTCTGAATTCAAAGCTAACTACGCAGAGTGGATAAATACAGTGAAGCCCAACCTCGGCCCTGGCATCCGGGAACGGGTGCAAGAGGCCGTCTCATCGTCAGATGATCCAGCCATGGAGGACCTTCACACCGTAAGAACCGAATTCAGGTCCGCCCTCGCCGCTCTCCTCGAG GACAACGGCATCCTGGTGATCCCTACTGTCCCCGGCGCGCCGCCCAAGCTGTGCATGGAAGCAGCAATGCTGGAGGATTTCCGGGCGAAGGCCTTCTCCCTACTCTCCATCGCCGGCCTGTCAGGGTTCTGCCAGATCAGCATTCCACTGGGAATACGCAATGGAGTCCCGGTATCAGTCTCGCTGCTCGCGCGACACGGTGCCGACCATTTCCTCGTCGGCGTGGCGCAGGAGCTCTACGAGGGCCTCAGGGACGAGGCCACCGCAACCTGGGGCTCGTCGGCTTAG
- the LOC124669577 gene encoding F-box/LRR-repeat protein At3g26922-like: protein MTTSPWLDDIMQSCLPSSPVSAAAFLSAAISDDGDGEDRISALSDDLLCNVVSRLPVKDAARTDALSQRWRGLWRGTHLVLDDSHLLPDGRPMDWSAPAAAVSRILASHPGPFRCVRLANNLIDASKEDALAEWLRLLADKGVEDLTLVNRPLSFDVPVQLPPSLLCCGASLRRLYLGVWLFPFTTGLPRGPDVFPHLQELGICHGITEERDLEYVLACSPKLETLALISNYCYPDRVRIGSHSLRCLLLWHSLADEVAVMAAARLQRLIIYCTHPAEAGRNINVKIGYAPELAVLGYLDTATHVLQIGNTIIKAGVTNVSPNSVVPSVKVLALKVRFRVSEEVRTLLTFLRCFPEVETLHVMASDNDTDYYDDPGVVKAGDKINSTFWQGVGPIKCVQSHVKKVVFDQFNGGTNQVGFLKLVLGRAVLLQKVIIVLAGPDPIMVSEVKRKLQPLASKRMWATKVLDTTSLEVRGRASGHVWRYSRASDLSISDPFLS, encoded by the exons ATGACGACGTCCCCCTGGCTCGATGACATCATGCAATCCTGCCTCCCGTCCTCCCCGGtttccgccgccgccttcctctccgccgccatctccgacgacggcgacggcgaggaccgCATCAGCGCCCTCTCCGATGACCTTCTCTGCAACGTCGTCTCCCGCCTGCCCGTCAAGGACGCCGCCCGCACCGACGCGCTCTCCCAGCGCTGGCGCGGCCTCTGGCGCGGCACCCATCTCGTCCTCGACGACAGCCACCTCCTCCCCGACGGCCGCCCCATGGACTGGAGCGCGCCCGCCGCCGCGGTGTCCCGCATCCTCGCCTCCCATCCAGGCCCCTTCCGCTGCGTCCGCCTCGCCAACAACCTCATCGACGCATCCAAGGAGGACGCGCTCGCGGAgtggctccgcctcctcgccgacAAGGGCGTCGAGGACCTCACCCTCGTCAACCGCCCCTTGTCCTTCGACGTGCCCGTGCAGCTGCCCCCATCCCTCCTCTGCTGCGGCGCCTCGCTCCGCCGCCTCTACCTCGGTGTCTGGCTCTTCCCCTTCACCACCGGCCTCCCGCGCGGCCCCGACGTCTTCCCCCACCTCCAGGAGCTCGGCATCTGTCACGGCATCACGGAGGAGCGCGACCTGGAGTACGTGCTCGCCTGCAGCCCCAAGCTGGAGACTTTGGCGCTCATCTCCAACTACTGCTACCCCGACCGCGTCCGCATCGGCAGCCACAGCCTCCGCTGCCTGCTGCTCTGGCATTCATTGGCGGACGAGGTCGCCGTCATGGCCGCCGCGCGCCTGCAGCGTCTCATCATCTACTGCACGCACCCCGCTGAGGCCGGAAGGAACATCAACGTCAAGATAGGCTACGCTCCTGAGCTCGCCGTGCTCGGCTACTTGGACACGGCCACCCATGTGCTTCAGATCGGCAACACCATCATCAAG GCTGGGGTGACAAATGTGAGCCCAAATTCAGTGGTTCCAAGCGTCAAGGTGTTAGCTCTCAAGGTGCGTTTCAGAGTCTCCGAGGAAGTGAGAACTTTGCTGACTTTCTTGAGATGCTTCCCTGAAGTAGAGACTTTACACGTTATGGCT TCCGACAATGACACTGACTACTATGATGACCCGGGTGTAGTCAAGGCTGGTGACAAGATCAATTCTACATTCTGGCAGGGGGTCGGCCCGATCAAATGCGTGCAGTCGCATGTCAAGAAGGTGGTGTTCGATCAGTTCAACGGCGGGACAAACCAGGTTGGGTTCCTGAAGCTGGTCCTTGGGAGAGCGGTGTTGCTGCAGAAGGTGATAATCGTGTTGGCTGGTCCGGATCCTATCATGGTGAGTGAGGTCAAGCGCAAACTGCAGCCGTTGGCTTCCAAGAGAATGTGGGCCACTAAGGTGTTGGACACAACTTCCTTGGAGGTCCGAGGACGTGCAAGTGGTCATGTTTGGAGGTACAGCAGAGCATCTGATCTTTCTATCAGCGACCCATTCCTTTCTTAA